The Methanomicrobiales archaeon HGW-Methanomicrobiales-1 genome includes a region encoding these proteins:
- a CDS encoding MATE family efflux transporter, whose protein sequence is MKLFSFRDQKNVCSTENTQGVTILTGDPKKAIISLSGPMIIAMLLMSSYNVVNAIWVVGLGSDALAAIGFMSPLFMVLIGLGSGIGAGATSAIARMIGAGNRNGASNGAVHALLIALILSAIVTIPLVVFAEPIALLFGAGETAGLAVAYAQVLFAGSFFIIFVNIAYGILRAEGDVKRTMYAMVAATLLNMVLDPLLIYGLGLGIAGAAWGTIISLAAVTVVLCYWFFIKKNLYVCFSRQVFTPCRSVVSDILNVGIPASVEYLLMSVMCIILNLILVIVATTDAVAVFSVGFRIVSYGIVPIVAIGTSVVSVVGAAYGARYYEKIRVTHTFSILLGIALALCVSLLTGVFAYPIATIFSYSQESAHLYPAIAAFIGVMCLFYPFVPLGLLSSSVFQGVGKGPTSLFLTFMRSLVFAAVFAYMLAIPLGMGEQGVWWGLIAGEILGGLLAFAWARLYLSQLDRLTGEDTPLQKGEPETT, encoded by the coding sequence ATGAAACTTTTTTCTTTTCGCGATCAAAAAAATGTCTGTTCCACGGAAAATACTCAGGGTGTCACTATCCTGACCGGTGATCCGAAAAAAGCAATTATCTCCTTATCAGGGCCGATGATCATCGCAATGCTCCTGATGTCCAGTTATAACGTCGTGAACGCGATCTGGGTTGTAGGCCTGGGTTCTGATGCTCTGGCTGCCATCGGGTTCATGTCTCCCCTGTTTATGGTTCTCATCGGTCTGGGAAGTGGCATTGGAGCAGGGGCGACATCGGCCATCGCCCGGATGATCGGCGCAGGCAACCGTAACGGTGCAAGCAACGGTGCAGTGCATGCACTTCTCATCGCTCTCATCCTGTCAGCGATCGTTACTATTCCGCTTGTCGTCTTTGCAGAACCGATAGCCCTCCTTTTTGGTGCCGGTGAAACTGCCGGTCTTGCAGTGGCATACGCGCAGGTTCTCTTCGCTGGTTCATTCTTCATCATTTTTGTCAATATTGCATATGGCATCCTCAGAGCGGAAGGTGATGTAAAAAGAACGATGTATGCCATGGTGGCTGCAACTCTTCTGAATATGGTCCTGGACCCTCTCCTGATTTATGGTCTGGGCCTCGGTATTGCAGGAGCCGCGTGGGGCACGATCATCTCCCTTGCAGCGGTAACGGTTGTCCTTTGTTACTGGTTTTTTATCAAAAAGAATTTGTACGTTTGCTTTTCCCGGCAGGTCTTCACCCCGTGCCGGAGCGTGGTCTCAGATATCCTGAACGTGGGAATCCCGGCCAGTGTTGAGTACCTGCTGATGTCTGTAATGTGTATAATTCTCAACCTGATCCTCGTTATTGTAGCAACCACTGATGCTGTAGCGGTCTTTTCCGTTGGATTCAGGATTGTATCATATGGAATCGTTCCCATTGTCGCGATCGGCACATCCGTGGTATCGGTAGTCGGTGCGGCATATGGGGCCCGGTATTATGAAAAGATCCGGGTTACACACACGTTTTCGATCCTCCTTGGGATTGCTCTTGCTCTCTGCGTCAGTCTCCTGACCGGGGTGTTTGCATATCCGATTGCCACCATCTTCTCTTATTCGCAGGAAAGCGCCCATCTCTACCCGGCCATCGCCGCATTCATCGGTGTCATGTGCCTGTTTTATCCATTTGTACCGCTGGGTCTGCTTTCGTCTTCCGTGTTTCAGGGAGTCGGTAAAGGACCGACCTCCCTGTTTCTCACGTTCATGAGGAGTCTTGTGTTTGCCGCAGTTTTTGCGTACATGCTCGCAATCCCTCTAGGTATGGGAGAACAGGGTGTCTGGTGGGGGCTGATTGCTGGTGAAATACTCGGCGGTTTGCTGGCATTTGCTTGGGCGCGATTGTACCTTTCACAACTGGACCGCTTGACTGGGGAAGACACGCCACTACAAAAGGGGGAACCGGAAACCACTTGA
- a CDS encoding peptidylprolyl isomerase: protein MAQQARASHILVKTEDEANKIMKRVADGEDFAAVAKRFSSCPSGKQGGDLGWFGKGMMVPEFEQIAFTEEVGKVVGPVKTQFGFHVIKVTGKK, encoded by the coding sequence ATGGCACAACAGGCACGTGCATCCCATATCCTGGTAAAGACCGAAGACGAAGCGAACAAGATCATGAAACGGGTCGCTGACGGCGAAGATTTCGCAGCAGTTGCCAAGCGTTTCTCATCCTGCCCGTCAGGAAAGCAAGGGGGAGACCTCGGCTGGTTCGGCAAGGGCATGATGGTTCCCGAGTTTGAACAGATCGCATTTACCGAGGAAGTTGGCAAGGTTGTCGGCCCGGTAAAGACCCAGTTCGGTTTCCACGTCATCAAAGTGACCGGCAAAAAGTAA
- the budA gene encoding acetolactate decarboxylase, producing the protein MDTKFFLGIGLAIVLVFCGAAVYTTFTKIPAASAVPAVPADHEILYQVSTIDALMQGVYAGVQPVGEMKKHGDFGIGTFDALDGEMIVIDGKVYQVKADGKVYPVKDTATTPFATVTYFERDFAATTNRSMNFSTFSTEMSSRLPTQNMIYAVRIKGTFPLMKVRAIPAQQEPYPSLTDAAKSQSVHTYTNTTGTIVGFYTPAFFKGLNVAGYHLHFISDDRHTGGHILDFTVPADTTVEYDVTPAFAMPLPTSGAFTGVDLSQDLSKELAKIES; encoded by the coding sequence ATGGACACCAAATTTTTTCTCGGCATCGGCCTTGCGATCGTCCTTGTTTTCTGCGGGGCAGCGGTTTACACTACGTTTACCAAGATTCCGGCTGCTTCAGCAGTACCCGCAGTACCTGCCGATCATGAGATCCTCTACCAGGTCTCAACCATTGACGCCCTGATGCAGGGAGTGTACGCGGGCGTCCAGCCGGTCGGGGAGATGAAAAAGCACGGCGACTTTGGCATCGGCACGTTCGATGCGCTCGATGGCGAGATGATCGTAATTGACGGAAAAGTGTACCAGGTAAAGGCTGACGGAAAGGTGTACCCGGTAAAAGATACTGCCACCACCCCCTTTGCCACCGTCACGTACTTCGAACGCGACTTTGCGGCAACAACAAACAGGTCGATGAATTTTTCCACATTTTCAACCGAGATGAGCAGCCGGCTGCCCACGCAGAATATGATCTACGCAGTCCGGATAAAGGGAACGTTCCCGCTCATGAAAGTCCGGGCAATCCCTGCACAACAGGAACCGTACCCCTCGCTCACGGATGCAGCAAAGAGCCAGTCGGTCCACACCTACACCAATACCACCGGCACGATAGTCGGGTTCTATACCCCGGCCTTTTTCAAAGGCCTCAATGTCGCGGGCTATCACCTGCATTTCATCAGCGATGACCGGCACACCGGCGGCCATATCCTGGATTTCACGGTACCGGCAGATACAACCGTGGAGTATGACGTCACCCCGGCCTTTGCCATGCCGCTGCCAACCAGCGGTGCATTCACGGGAGTCGATCTCTCGCAGGATCTGAGTAAGGAACTCGCAAAGATCGAATCCTGA
- a CDS encoding proteasome protein, which translates to MNIRGIRQELLRLLLELGRDAHPNEFAALLIEKDGVIEEMNLVPGTITGSSSASVFFDMMPLGTHLAGSAHSHPNGVLHPSDADVRFFPRAGRFHLIIGYPYRTGDWQCFSADGEPCKLEVIA; encoded by the coding sequence ATGAACATCCGCGGAATCAGACAGGAACTACTCAGGCTGCTCCTTGAACTGGGACGGGACGCCCACCCCAACGAGTTCGCGGCCCTCCTCATCGAAAAGGACGGGGTGATTGAGGAGATGAACCTGGTTCCCGGCACCATTACCGGATCGAGCTCCGCATCGGTCTTTTTCGATATGATGCCGCTGGGTACCCATCTTGCCGGCAGCGCCCACAGCCACCCGAACGGCGTGCTTCACCCATCCGATGCAGATGTGCGCTTCTTCCCCCGGGCCGGGCGGTTCCATCTCATCATCGGCTACCCGTACCGCACGGGCGACTGGCAATGCTTCAGCGCTGACGGGGAGCCCTGCAAACTCGAGGTGATCGCGTGA
- a CDS encoding FAD synthase — protein sequence MSVRRVVATGTFDLLHPGHIYYLEESKKLGDELWVIVARDMNVKHKPRPIIPEEQRLAMIASLRPVDHAILGDKTDMFLPIEEIHPDVITIGFNQLFDEEKLRSQLAARNLNPEIVRIGKFADTELCSSRKVVQEIVAKRGHDGDNDAPEDARK from the coding sequence GTGAGCGTCCGCAGGGTTGTCGCCACCGGTACGTTCGATCTCCTGCACCCGGGGCATATCTACTATCTCGAAGAGTCCAAGAAACTCGGGGACGAGCTCTGGGTGATCGTTGCCCGCGACATGAACGTTAAACACAAACCCCGCCCGATCATCCCGGAGGAACAGCGGCTCGCGATGATCGCTTCACTCCGCCCGGTGGACCACGCAATTCTCGGTGACAAGACCGATATGTTCCTCCCGATCGAGGAGATCCACCCGGACGTGATCACCATCGGGTTCAACCAGCTCTTTGACGAGGAAAAACTCCGGTCGCAGCTTGCCGCACGTAACCTTAATCCGGAGATCGTTCGCATAGGAAAATTCGCTGACACCGAACTCTGCAGCTCGCGAAAGGTGGTGCAGGAAATTGTTGCAAAGCGCGGGCATGACGGGGATAACGATGCCCCGGAAGATGCCCGGAAATAA
- a CDS encoding cation:proton antiporter: protein MEGLVVALFVCLVLALVTKYLSIPAIPFYILAGVLLGKAGGGLLTNNEVSQFFSEMGLIFLLFFMGLGLKPERIASNRSAVLTSGIIDLNVNMIIGFAAAYMLGFSFTESLIIAAAFYISSTAMALTSLIENRKLMLRESDTVIWLMVFEDLVLIIFLAILSAGNQNLIIFFVKIVAVLGVLYALAHYGKEFLISILERDDELPILFTFAAVLTTASFSMYLGVPETMMVIALGVAFATTDPDAFEQHARPFKDVFLVVFFVFFGVTVDFSGGANWFVIGAISLLAVASKLVSGLLTGIFIHGSALSGLEIWANTIARGEFSIALAVIYGSPVVGTTIAAMVILTSIVGSFMAKYSGILRRGLVSHSRHKALTRRPH, encoded by the coding sequence ATGGAAGGACTCGTAGTCGCACTTTTTGTCTGCCTTGTACTGGCCCTCGTCACCAAGTACCTGTCGATACCCGCCATCCCGTTCTATATCCTTGCCGGTGTCCTGCTGGGAAAAGCGGGCGGGGGGTTGTTGACGAACAATGAGGTCAGCCAGTTTTTTTCCGAGATGGGACTGATCTTCTTATTGTTCTTCATGGGTCTTGGCCTGAAACCGGAACGGATCGCATCGAACCGGTCGGCGGTCCTGACCAGCGGGATCATCGATCTCAATGTCAACATGATCATCGGTTTTGCCGCAGCGTACATGCTCGGGTTTTCGTTCACGGAATCGCTCATCATCGCAGCAGCCTTCTATATCTCCAGCACCGCGATGGCACTCACGTCATTGATCGAGAACCGGAAGCTGATGCTCCGCGAGTCCGACACGGTCATCTGGCTGATGGTCTTTGAAGATCTCGTGCTGATCATCTTCCTTGCGATCCTCTCGGCCGGAAACCAGAACCTGATCATCTTCTTTGTCAAGATCGTTGCAGTGCTCGGGGTGCTCTACGCGCTCGCCCATTATGGCAAGGAATTTCTCATCTCTATTCTCGAAAGGGATGACGAACTCCCCATCCTCTTCACGTTTGCCGCCGTCCTTACCACCGCATCGTTCTCGATGTATCTCGGCGTACCCGAGACGATGATGGTGATCGCGCTGGGTGTCGCATTCGCAACAACCGATCCGGACGCCTTCGAGCAGCACGCCCGGCCATTCAAGGATGTCTTTTTAGTGGTCTTCTTCGTCTTCTTCGGAGTAACCGTTGATTTCTCGGGCGGTGCCAACTGGTTTGTGATTGGCGCTATCAGCCTTCTTGCCGTTGCCAGCAAGCTGGTATCCGGCCTGCTGACCGGCATTTTCATCCACGGATCAGCGCTCTCCGGCCTTGAAATCTGGGCCAATACCATAGCGAGAGGAGAGTTCTCCATTGCTCTTGCGGTGATCTATGGATCGCCGGTGGTGGGCACAACGATCGCAGCCATGGTTATCCTGACGTCCATTGTCGGGTCATTCATGGCAAAATACAGCGGCATACTGCGCCGCGGGCTTGTGAGTCACAGCCGGCACAAGGCATTGACGCGCCGGCCGCATTAG
- a CDS encoding potassium transporter TrkA, with protein MALRSLNLPGVGTKYEFETDKGDTVAIFFTKTSGIQMYTLQKGCKTPSAAELSPVEARRLGNILTGAIIEADQESVEIAFSALADLRITIHTFFVTSAVVGKTIEELKIRAKTGATVIAVCRHDHNIINPPPTFMFEEGDAALVIGESDQIKLFENEIMVN; from the coding sequence ATGGCGCTTCGTTCTCTGAATCTTCCCGGTGTTGGAACAAAATACGAATTCGAGACTGACAAGGGTGACACGGTTGCCATTTTTTTCACCAAGACCAGTGGCATCCAGATGTACACGCTCCAGAAAGGCTGCAAAACGCCCAGCGCAGCGGAGCTGTCTCCGGTTGAAGCGCGGAGGCTGGGAAATATCCTTACCGGAGCAATCATCGAAGCCGACCAGGAAAGTGTCGAGATCGCCTTCTCCGCGCTGGCCGATCTCCGGATTACCATCCACACATTCTTTGTCACGTCCGCTGTTGTCGGAAAAACGATAGAAGAGCTCAAGATCCGGGCCAAGACCGGCGCAACCGTAATCGCGGTCTGCCGGCACGACCACAATATCATCAACCCGCCCCCCACGTTCATGTTCGAAGAGGGTGACGCGGCGCTGGTCATCGGAGAGAGCGACCAGATCAAACTGTTCGAGAACGAAATTATGGTGAATTAA
- a CDS encoding 2-ketoisovalerate ferredoxin oxidoreductase (catalyzes the coenzyme A-dependent oxidation of 3-methyl-2-oxobutanoate coupled to the reduction of ferredoxin producing S-(2-methylpropanoyl)-CoA), producing MAEIPKEEYVLKCTSACAGCSDSLALRYVLKAAGPDTVMVVPACCTSVIQGIYPNTAFNVPVYNIAFGAAAACASGMSNAFRAVGKKTNVIVYAGDGGTLDIGIQAMSGAFERGTDFLYICYDNEAYGNTGMQRSGGTPMGAKTTTTPTGKTDAKKDIDAIVAAHDPPYMATACAAYPQDIFKKVQKALTFRGPTFIHILAPCPPGWRYPTEKTVEMGKLAVKSGMWVLYEREYGKVTIGPQSKVAMKKPIPLEDYLSPQGRFKGIDAKVVEILKQRIAKNFKRLAAEEEASA from the coding sequence ATCGCCGAAATCCCCAAAGAAGAATACGTGCTGAAATGCACATCCGCATGCGCCGGGTGCAGCGATTCGCTGGCACTGCGGTACGTGCTCAAGGCAGCCGGCCCCGACACCGTCATGGTAGTGCCCGCCTGCTGCACGAGTGTTATCCAGGGCATCTACCCGAACACCGCGTTCAATGTGCCGGTCTACAACATCGCCTTTGGCGCTGCTGCTGCCTGCGCATCGGGCATGAGCAATGCGTTCCGTGCCGTGGGAAAGAAGACGAATGTTATCGTGTACGCCGGCGACGGCGGCACGCTCGATATCGGCATCCAGGCGATGTCGGGCGCATTCGAGCGGGGCACCGATTTCCTCTATATCTGCTACGATAACGAGGCCTACGGGAACACCGGCATGCAGCGCTCCGGGGGCACGCCGATGGGCGCAAAGACCACCACCACGCCCACCGGCAAGACCGATGCCAAGAAGGACATCGATGCGATCGTTGCCGCCCACGACCCGCCCTACATGGCAACCGCGTGCGCAGCCTACCCGCAGGATATCTTCAAGAAAGTGCAGAAAGCCCTCACTTTCCGCGGCCCCACCTTCATTCATATTCTTGCACCGTGCCCGCCCGGCTGGCGCTACCCCACCGAAAAGACCGTTGAGATGGGAAAACTCGCGGTCAAGAGCGGCATGTGGGTGCTCTACGAGCGCGAGTACGGGAAGGTCACGATTGGCCCGCAGTCGAAGGTTGCGATGAAGAAACCTATCCCGCTCGAAGATTACCTCTCCCCGCAGGGACGGTTCAAGGGCATTGATGCGAAGGTTGTCGAGATTCTCAAACAGCGGATCGCAAAGAACTTCAAACGGCTGGCAGCCGAAGAGGAGGCATCAGCATGA
- the porA gene encoding pyruvate ferredoxin oxidoreductase has translation MKKIATGNKAVAEAVKQANPTVVAAYPITPQTEIVEQIAEFVTSGQMPAKYIAVESEHSAMAACIGASITGIRTFTATSSHGLLYMHEMTNWAAGARLPIVMANVNRSLGPGWNIWAEHTDALQERDTGWLQVYVSTVQEAYDATLMAFRIAEHNDVLLPVMVNLDGFLLSHIMQPVDTVELGDFIPPIHLPYAIDPKHPAGYGTLTGPDQQFRFRWDIERSMRDSVKVIEETEKEFAKRFGRKYGFTEDYRCEDADVIVIAMGTLGKEAEVAVDILRNEGIKAGSMRIRWLRPFPKLDLKGKEVVVIDRDYSFGFGGILAGEIRSKTGISLYSVIAGIGGQEVTYDDVAGFVRTRRIGEEFWFGVNDHV, from the coding sequence ATGAAGAAGATCGCCACCGGCAACAAGGCCGTTGCTGAAGCGGTAAAACAGGCAAACCCCACGGTTGTCGCTGCGTACCCCATCACCCCGCAAACCGAGATCGTGGAGCAGATCGCAGAGTTCGTGACCAGCGGCCAGATGCCGGCCAAATATATCGCCGTCGAGAGCGAGCACTCCGCGATGGCAGCCTGTATCGGTGCCAGTATCACCGGCATTCGCACGTTCACGGCCACCAGTTCGCACGGTCTCCTCTACATGCACGAGATGACCAACTGGGCTGCAGGAGCCCGCCTCCCGATCGTGATGGCAAACGTGAACCGTTCGCTCGGGCCCGGCTGGAATATCTGGGCGGAGCACACCGATGCCCTGCAGGAACGCGATACCGGCTGGTTACAGGTCTATGTGAGCACCGTGCAGGAAGCCTACGATGCCACCCTCATGGCGTTCCGGATCGCTGAGCACAACGATGTGCTGCTGCCCGTGATGGTGAACCTTGACGGGTTTTTACTCTCCCACATCATGCAGCCGGTTGATACCGTTGAATTGGGGGATTTCATTCCCCCGATACACCTCCCGTATGCTATTGATCCCAAACACCCGGCAGGGTATGGCACGCTGACCGGCCCTGACCAGCAGTTCAGGTTCCGGTGGGATATCGAGCGCTCGATGCGGGACTCGGTCAAGGTCATTGAAGAGACCGAGAAAGAGTTCGCGAAGCGCTTCGGCAGGAAGTACGGCTTTACCGAAGATTACCGGTGCGAGGACGCCGATGTGATCGTTATTGCGATGGGGACGCTCGGCAAGGAAGCGGAAGTCGCTGTTGACATCCTCAGGAATGAGGGGATCAAGGCCGGCTCGATGCGTATCCGCTGGCTGCGTCCGTTCCCGAAACTCGACCTGAAAGGAAAGGAAGTCGTGGTCATCGATCGCGATTACTCGTTCGGGTTCGGCGGCATCCTGGCAGGCGAGATCCGGTCCAAGACCGGCATCAGCCTCTACAGCGTGATCGCGGGTATCGGCGGGCAGGAAGTGACCTACGATGATGTCGCGGGCTTTGTCCGGACCCGTCGTATAGGCGAAGAGTTCTGGTTCGGGGTGAACGACCATGTTTGA
- a CDS encoding pyruvate ferredoxin oxidoreductase (catalyzes the ferredoxin-dependent oxidative decarboxylation of pyruvate to form acetyl-CoA) has protein sequence MFEIRIHSRGGQGGVTAARLLAMAALHDGKYATACPFYGAERRGAPIVSFVRIDDKPIKVYSQIRQPDMVVVLDESVMDVVDVLHGLKKGGRVFLNSANKKAFEGFESRNVDLTGIALRENLVVAGSPILNTPVLGALAKMGIVTADSAKTAIREMFSDERNVKVAEAAYKEMSA, from the coding sequence ATGTTTGAGATCCGCATCCACTCCCGGGGCGGGCAGGGCGGCGTGACTGCGGCCCGGCTCCTTGCGATGGCCGCACTCCATGACGGCAAGTACGCGACCGCGTGCCCGTTCTACGGTGCCGAGCGCCGGGGCGCACCGATCGTCTCGTTCGTCCGCATCGATGACAAGCCCATCAAAGTCTACAGCCAGATCCGGCAACCGGACATGGTGGTTGTGCTCGACGAGAGTGTGATGGACGTAGTCGATGTCCTGCACGGGCTCAAGAAGGGCGGCCGCGTCTTCCTCAACAGCGCAAACAAAAAAGCGTTTGAAGGTTTTGAGAGCCGCAACGTGGACCTGACCGGCATTGCACTGCGCGAGAACCTCGTGGTAGCCGGAAGCCCGATCTTAAACACACCGGTGCTCGGGGCTCTCGCCAAGATGGGGATCGTCACCGCAGACTCCGCAAAAACAGCGATCCGCGAGATGTTTTCCGATGAACGCAATGTCAAAGTGGCTGAAGCGGCCTATAAGGAGATGAGCGCATGA
- a CDS encoding ferredoxin, giving the protein MSTSRERLAMSHPKEGAAGQTGTWRVFKPVVDREKCNACGLCAMYCPDGVIDEELNIDLRFCKGCGICANECPKKAIEMVREEK; this is encoded by the coding sequence ATGAGTACTTCACGCGAGCGACTTGCCATGAGCCACCCGAAGGAGGGGGCTGCCGGGCAGACCGGGACCTGGCGGGTATTCAAGCCGGTCGTGGACCGGGAGAAATGCAATGCCTGCGGGCTGTGCGCCATGTACTGCCCGGACGGTGTCATTGATGAGGAGCTGAATATCGATCTCCGGTTCTGTAAAGGTTGCGGCATCTGCGCCAATGAATGCCCGAAAAAGGCGATCGAGATGGTCCGGGAAGAGAAGTAA